The genomic DNA GGCGCTTCCAAAATTATTTTTGTTAGGTTGTCGATCATCTCTTTCTCAGTCACTTTTTTGCCCCCAGCCTGATGTGTCGCCGCCAAGCTTTCCAACATCAAAATTGTCGGTGTTTTTAGATTTGATAAGTGCCGGTAATCAACCAGCGGTCTTCCTTGGGGGTCGGCTTCCATTGTCCAATCACCGGGGTGAATCACCGTCGCCGAAGGATTTTCTAGAATTACCCCGACGGCATCCATGATAGAGTGTTCCACCGCAAAAAATTTGGCCGTAAAGTTTCCGAATTGGAATTGGTCCTTTATGTCTTTTATATATATAGTTTTCAAATTTTTACTAGCCCCTTTTTTATAATCTTCTACCCGGTGTTTTATCATTTCAATGGTCAGGTTCCTGCCCACCACCGGCGGGTTGCCTAGTTTTTCCAAAAGTATCGGCGCCGCACCTATGTGATCGAGATGGCCATGGGAGAAGATTACTGCCCGAATATTTTTTTCTTGTCCGCGCAAATACTCCACATTGGGCACGATATAGTCTATGCCCGGCATATCTTCCTCGGGGAACTGCAGGCCCATATCCAGGAGGATGATGTCCTTATTTTTTTCATTGCCTTTTTCGATATATTCAAAAACAGTCATGTTTCTCCCAACTTCTTCACAGCCGCCCAAGGGTATTATCCGGAGCACGCCTTCTTTGCTGGTTATTATCTTTTTGAATATTTTTTTACCAATATGGAGAGCGTCTTTCTGGTCGACTGGTCGGACCTGGGCATTCTCTGTTGAGCCTATTGCCGCCCCCACTTTTTCCGGGGCTTCAGTCTTTTTAAATATGGGGTATCTCCGGTGTGTTGCTTGTGCCTGTTTGCCCTTGTAATAACCATAATTTTTTCTCCGTTCTACGGGGGCTCTGTTGGTTGTATTTTGCGTCCTTCTTCTGCCGTCCGACAAAACAATCATCGGGTTTCTTGGCAGATTAGCATAAGACTTTTGATCGCCAAGCGGATTATTTTCTTTACCGCTGGTTCTTTTTTGGGCGCTAGGATAATTAAAGGCAGCACCCCGCCTTGGTTTGTTGCCAAACCGTTCGTTTCTTTTCACAATCATAAAATTGATTAATAATAATTTAAATTAATAAAAGAGAAGAGCATGAGATAAGATAGCAAGAGAGAGAAATTAAAATTAGTTAAAGGAAGAGAATTTATTCTATTGGTGCCGGAGAGAGGACTTGAACCTCCACAGGATTGCTCCTACAGTGCTCTGAACGCTGCGTTTACCCCGCTTCAAATGCCCTCGAGAGGATTTGAACCTCCACGAGATTGCTCTCACTAGCTCCTGAAGCTAGCGCGTCTACCAATTCCGCCACAAGGGCATTTGGTGCGGGTCAATTCCCCGCCTCGTCTCGCGACGACGCGAGGCGGGCACCACTCCGGCCCAAATAATAAATATAAGTGAGAGGCGCCTTAATGCATTAACAATTGAACAATGAAATTTACCTCGTTTATTTAAACCCCTTTTTGGATTTTATATACCAGTCATTGATATTATTCAATCTGTCAGAAGGGGAGAATATCTTTTCTATGGTGATGCCTTTTATTTTATTAGCCACCACATAGGTATAATTTGGATTGTATAAAAATATAGCCGGTAACTCATCCTTGATTATTTTTTGCAAATCTTTCAGCTTGCTAGCTTTTTGGTCCTGGTTTGTTTCTTTCCTTATAGCCTCGAGCAATTTATCAGCGCTTTCATTTCTAAAGCCCCCAATATTTAATCCCTGGCTTGCAGCCGCAGAAGAGTGCCAGAAAGGATAAAGATCCAGATCGCTGCCAAGGATTTCTCCGAACATCAAAGCTTCAAAATTTCTTTCTGTTATTATATCTTTTTGTATTTTTGATATATCAACATTGGCTAGGGTTACTCTCACGCCCACACTCTGCCAATATTTTTGGATCAACTCCCCGATTGCCGCTGACTGTGGTTGGTTGGTTGTGGTCAGCTGTATCGCGAGCTCTTGTCCATCTTTGTATAGAAACTTAGAAAGACCGTTGCCGTCGGTTTCTATTTCTGTGGTTGTCGCCGTAGCGCCAGCACTATTAGCTATTTCTTTTTTCTTCCAGCCGGCCTCAGCCAAAAGTTTTTTCGCTTCCTCGACATTAAATGTTTCGCCACCCCGTTCCTCATAGCCAGGCATGCCTGGCAATATCGGGCCATCGATTATTTGTCCTTGGCCGTTTAGCACCTCGGTCAGAATTTTTTCTTTGCTAATGCTCAAATTTAGCGCTTGGCGGACTTTTTTATCAGCCAGAGCGTTATTTTTTGATTGGTTAAAAAATATAGCGGTATATTGGGGTAGGGAAAGGAAGTAATAATTCAAATCTTTCCTTGTCTCCAGTTGATCTTTGAGGTTTTGGGGCAGGTAGCTCAAGCCGTCTGAGTTTTTATTTTTCAGAGACTCTACTGCCGCCTCAAATGTCGGCTGGAACTTGAAAGTGATTTCTTCAAGGTAGGGTTTTCTTTGATGATATTTTTCATTTCTTACCAAAGTATAAGATTTTATAAAACCCTGTTTGTCTTTTACAAAAGAATCAAATTTATAAGGACCGAGACCAACGGGCTTGACGTTTAATTCTGCCAACTCCGCATTTTCCGGGAAAATATCTTGCCAGAGATGCACCGGCAAAATACCCACCGTCAGATTGGTCAAGAAAGAATCGTAGGCCGCCGGCAGAGAAAATTGGACAGTATATTCATCTATAATACTTGCTTGCACCCCCGTCCAACTCGCCCTAAGCGGGCTCTTGTAATCCGGATTTTGTATGGCCTCTATAGTAAAAAGCACATCA from Candidatus Kuenenbacteria bacterium includes the following:
- a CDS encoding ribonuclease J, encoding MIVKRNERFGNKPRRGAAFNYPSAQKRTSGKENNPLGDQKSYANLPRNPMIVLSDGRRRTQNTTNRAPVERRKNYGYYKGKQAQATHRRYPIFKKTEAPEKVGAAIGSTENAQVRPVDQKDALHIGKKIFKKIITSKEGVLRIIPLGGCEEVGRNMTVFEYIEKGNEKNKDIILLDMGLQFPEEDMPGIDYIVPNVEYLRGQEKNIRAVIFSHGHLDHIGAAPILLEKLGNPPVVGRNLTIEMIKHRVEDYKKGASKNLKTIYIKDIKDQFQFGNFTAKFFAVEHSIMDAVGVILENPSATVIHPGDWTMEADPQGRPLVDYRHLSNLKTPTILMLESLAATHQAGGKKVTEKEMIDNLTKIILEAPGRIIIGTFASQVERIKQIIDIASSLGKKISLDGFSMKMNIEIAQKLGYVKLNKSALIPISEIHKHPDNKILVLCTGAQGESDAVMSRIVNNNHKYIKIKKDDTVVFSSSIIPGNERTIQRLKDNMYRLSDNVIHSDIMDVHVSGHGNVDDIKAIIKQIQPTYFIPVYANHYMLKEAAKVAIREGFPKENIFVPDNGSIMEFPTKGKPKMHDKKVPVDYVFVDGLGVGDISHVVLRDRKMMSEDGMIVVIATISKKTGQLLHSPDIISRGFIYMKENKKIVEDTRNKVKKILQDTDPKIEAFPDFIKNKIRNDVGQFLFSKTERRPMVLPVVIEV
- a CDS encoding peptide ABC transporter substrate-binding protein, with product MTENSQPPVESNKRGNIFLKILKKVNFFGRVKNITENNFEEKKNIDELLVESLNTKRLPSLRQMKYLPRFLSKKEKIIMRFSVSAIIICLILIGYIFLKNNLVDKPAYGGTYTENLVGYPQNINPLYAQLNEVDRDLSKLVFAGLLKEDASGQLIVDLAKEWFVDEAKTKYTFKLKEGVEWPDGEKFTSGDVLFTIEAIQNPDYKSPLRASWTGVQASIIDEYTVQFSLPAAYDSFLTNLTVGILPVHLWQDIFPENAELAELNVKPVGLGPYKFDSFVKDKQGFIKSYTLVRNEKYHQRKPYLEEITFKFQPTFEAAVESLKNKNSDGLSYLPQNLKDQLETRKDLNYYFLSLPQYTAIFFNQSKNNALADKKVRQALNLSISKEKILTEVLNGQGQIIDGPILPGMPGYEERGGETFNVEEAKKLLAEAGWKKKEIANSAGATATTTEIETDGNGLSKFLYKDGQELAIQLTTTNQPQSAAIGELIQKYWQSVGVRVTLANVDISKIQKDIITERNFEALMFGEILGSDLDLYPFWHSSAAASQGLNIGGFRNESADKLLEAIRKETNQDQKASKLKDLQKIIKDELPAIFLYNPNYTYVVANKIKGITIEKIFSPSDRLNNINDWYIKSKKGFK